GCGCGCAAGCCGGGCTGGATCGCGCGTCTGCTGGCGCTCTTTGGAGTCCGTCGATGAAACCTGCAGCCTTTGATTACCTGCGCGCCGAATCCGCGCAGCACGCGCTGGAAGCGCTGGCCCGTGCCGGCGAGGGTGCCCGCGTGCTGGCCGGCGGCCAGTCGCTGATGGCCGTGCTGAACATGCGGCTCGCGCAGCCGCAATTGCTGATCGACATCTCGCGCACCCCTGACCTGGATACCGTGCGCGTGGAAGACGGCGATCTGGTGGTGGGCGCTGCCGCCACGCAGGGCAACGTGGAATGGCGCCCGTCACTGGCCGACGAGGTGCCGCTGCTCGCGCTCGCCTTCCCGCATATCTCGCATTTCCAGATCCGCAACCGCGGCACGGTGTGCGGCTCCATCGCCCACGCCGACCCCAGCGCCGAGCTGCCGCTGGTGCTCACCGCGCTCGGCGGCGAGGTGGTGCTGCGCTCGCTGCGCCGCCGCCGCGTACTGCCGGCGGCCGAGTTCTTCCGCGGCATGCTGATGACGGCGCGCGAGCCCGACGAGCTG
This genomic interval from Cupriavidus oxalaticus contains the following:
- a CDS encoding FAD binding domain-containing protein, whose amino-acid sequence is MKPAAFDYLRAESAQHALEALARAGEGARVLAGGQSLMAVLNMRLAQPQLLIDISRTPDLDTVRVEDGDLVVGAAATQGNVEWRPSLADEVPLLALAFPHISHFQIRNRGTVCGSIAHADPSAELPLVLTALGGEVVLRSLRRRRVLPAAEFFRGMLMTAREPDELVEAVRFPLRRPGARYGFTEFSARHGDFALVACAAIVTDDAIALAVGGVADRPVLETWPRLRGKALAEAINDFSWKLGAQDDAHVSAQYRRHLVRQLGMRAIEEAR